A window from Candidatus Korarchaeum sp. encodes these proteins:
- a CDS encoding glycyl radical protein, which translates to MTPITPEASCEVKILKEVEKRRSVIRPINERIAKLREESVKAQVKVSLERAKLITEFYKSDIPKGKSIPVQRALAFKYLMERVSLPIEEGQLIVGLRGTGVKEVPTYPEICVHSLEDLEILDKRKNMPYKVDEETKEFYEREAIPFWRGRAMRDIIFESLPEEWIDAYEAGVFTEFMEQRAPGHTAGGERVFKMGVLDIKEQIRRKMESLDPSDPEYYEKMEELKAMDIVADAIMIYARRYAEKLEQMAKEEKDPERKKELEQMAEICRWVPAHAPRTFWEALQHYWFIHVGITYETNPWDSFSPGRIDQHLYPFYKKDIEEGRLTRERAKELLQAFWLKFNNQPAVPKVGVTAEESFTYNDFSKLNLGGLTKDGKDGVNELSYLILEVLDEMRTLQPNTAVLISEKNPDSFLIKALKVVGPGFGEPPFFNFDGIVVKMLRQGKSLEDARTSGASGCVESGSFGKECYILTGYFNLPKILEITLNNGVDPRTGKKIGLETGDPREFKSFEDLWNAFIKQVKYFLDIKMKGNDIIEALYAKYLPVPFLSLWIEDCVEKAKDYNAGGARYNTQYIQVVGLGTITDSLAAIKYHVFEKGTVSMSELLDALSKNFEGYEFLREILRNPDKTPKFGNDNDYADSIAKEVVDKIVELIESYPRSPVRKASRRAYFLPTTVHVYFGKVTGATPDGRAAGFPVSEGVSPVQGMDRRGIAAVFRSVAKCDWDKTGGALLNQKLTPDIFDSEENLRKLAQLIRAFFRLGGHHVQFNVVSAELLREAQRRPQDFQDLMVRVAGYSDYFVNLPKGLQDEIIERTEHKSL; encoded by the coding sequence ATGACTCCCATTACCCCCGAAGCCTCTTGCGAGGTCAAGATTCTGAAGGAAGTTGAGAAGAGGAGGAGTGTAATTAGGCCGATAAATGAGAGGATCGCTAAGTTGAGGGAGGAGAGTGTTAAAGCTCAAGTCAAGGTATCCCTAGAGAGGGCTAAATTAATCACTGAATTTTACAAGAGCGATATCCCGAAGGGGAAATCGATCCCAGTTCAGAGGGCTCTAGCGTTCAAGTACCTCATGGAGAGAGTCAGCCTCCCCATCGAGGAGGGCCAGCTAATAGTTGGCCTCAGGGGGACTGGGGTTAAGGAAGTCCCGACTTACCCTGAGATATGCGTCCACAGCCTCGAGGATCTCGAGATCCTCGATAAGAGGAAGAACATGCCCTACAAGGTAGATGAGGAGACCAAGGAGTTCTATGAGAGGGAAGCGATACCGTTCTGGAGAGGCAGGGCCATGAGGGACATAATATTCGAGAGCTTACCCGAGGAGTGGATAGACGCTTACGAGGCAGGTGTTTTTACTGAGTTCATGGAGCAGAGGGCTCCCGGGCACACTGCCGGCGGGGAGAGAGTATTCAAGATGGGAGTCTTAGACATAAAGGAACAGATAAGGAGGAAGATGGAATCCTTAGATCCCTCAGATCCTGAGTACTACGAGAAGATGGAGGAGCTCAAGGCCATGGATATAGTGGCCGATGCCATAATGATATACGCTAGGAGGTACGCTGAGAAATTGGAGCAGATGGCTAAGGAGGAGAAGGATCCTGAGAGGAAGAAGGAGTTAGAGCAGATGGCTGAAATATGCAGATGGGTACCAGCTCATGCTCCCAGAACATTCTGGGAGGCTCTTCAGCATTACTGGTTCATACACGTAGGTATCACTTATGAGACGAACCCATGGGACTCTTTCAGCCCTGGGAGGATAGATCAGCACCTCTATCCATTCTACAAGAAGGATATAGAGGAAGGGAGACTGACTAGGGAGAGGGCTAAGGAGTTATTGCAAGCATTCTGGCTCAAGTTCAACAATCAGCCAGCTGTCCCTAAGGTGGGAGTCACAGCTGAGGAGAGCTTCACTTACAACGATTTCTCCAAGCTGAACTTAGGGGGCTTGACGAAGGACGGGAAGGACGGTGTTAACGAACTCTCCTACTTAATATTGGAAGTCCTGGATGAGATGAGGACACTCCAGCCCAATACTGCGGTTCTGATCAGTGAGAAAAATCCAGATAGCTTCTTAATAAAGGCCCTAAAAGTAGTGGGCCCTGGGTTCGGGGAGCCCCCGTTCTTCAATTTCGATGGTATCGTTGTGAAGATGCTGAGGCAGGGGAAGAGCTTAGAGGATGCCAGGACCTCTGGGGCGAGTGGGTGCGTTGAATCTGGCTCCTTCGGGAAGGAGTGCTACATACTGACGGGTTACTTCAACTTGCCCAAGATACTGGAGATAACTCTCAATAATGGGGTAGACCCCAGGACCGGGAAGAAGATAGGCCTTGAGACAGGGGATCCGAGGGAGTTCAAGAGCTTTGAGGACCTTTGGAATGCTTTCATCAAGCAAGTGAAGTACTTCCTGGACATAAAGATGAAGGGGAATGATATAATCGAAGCTCTATACGCTAAGTACCTCCCAGTCCCGTTCCTCTCCCTCTGGATAGAGGATTGCGTTGAGAAAGCGAAGGATTACAACGCCGGAGGAGCTAGGTACAACACTCAGTACATCCAAGTGGTCGGATTGGGTACTATAACTGACAGCTTAGCTGCTATAAAGTACCATGTATTCGAGAAGGGAACCGTATCTATGTCGGAGCTCTTGGATGCGCTCTCAAAGAACTTCGAGGGGTACGAGTTCCTCAGGGAGATACTGAGGAACCCTGATAAGACGCCCAAATTCGGGAACGATAACGATTACGCTGACTCCATAGCTAAGGAAGTAGTCGATAAGATCGTGGAGCTTATAGAGAGTTATCCGAGGAGTCCCGTGAGGAAGGCATCGAGGAGAGCGTACTTCCTGCCCACGACAGTCCACGTATACTTCGGGAAGGTGACTGGAGCGACGCCTGATGGCAGAGCTGCGGGATTCCCGGTATCTGAGGGCGTATCTCCAGTGCAAGGCATGGATAGGAGAGGTATAGCAGCTGTCTTCAGGAGCGTCGCTAAGTGCGATTGGGACAAGACTGGAGGGGCCCTCCTGAACCAGAAACTCACGCCTGATATATTTGATAGTGAGGAGAATTTGAGGAAGCTAGCTCAACTCATCAGAGCTTTCTTCAGGCTCGGTGGTCATCACGTGCAGTTCAATGTCGTCAGCGCTGAGCTCCTGAGGGAAGCTCAGAGGAGGCCCCAGGACTTCCAGGACCTCATGGTCAGGGTAGCCGGTTACAGCGATTACTTCGTCAACTTACCGAAGGGGCTCCAGGATGAGATAATAGAGAGGACTGAGCACAAATCGCTCTGA
- a CDS encoding RidA family protein: MVEYVFTDRAPKPIGPYSQAVIAGNFVFLAGQIPIDPKTGELVDGGIKEQTRRVLENIKAVLEKAGCSLKDVVNVTVFLKDLSYFNEFNEVYSEYFSENKPARATIQVAALPKNALVEIVAIAYRESLHD, from the coding sequence ATGGTGGAGTACGTATTCACTGACAGGGCTCCGAAGCCCATAGGTCCCTATAGTCAGGCCGTTATAGCGGGCAACTTCGTCTTCCTAGCCGGGCAGATACCCATCGACCCGAAGACCGGCGAGCTCGTCGATGGCGGTATAAAGGAGCAGACCAGGAGGGTCCTGGAGAACATAAAGGCTGTCCTTGAGAAAGCCGGGTGCTCCCTCAAGGATGTTGTCAATGTCACGGTCTTCCTCAAGGATCTATCCTATTTCAATGAATTCAATGAGGTATATAGCGAGTACTTCTCGGAGAACAAGCCAGCCAGAGCGACTATTCAAGTCGCAGCCCTGCCCAAGAACGCTTTAGTTGAGATAGTGGCTATAGCTTATAGGGAGTCACTCCACGATTAA
- a CDS encoding CBS domain-containing protein, with product MRVSEFMSPNPLIINPDMNLLQALEIMAERDVWSPLVKSDRILGFLTERDLINTVVSQKIAPEQLSVADVASRRYGVVRPGDSYVDAASAMMKVKSRLVVMEGEEIVGVVTAADITRAYASSKSKVPLRPYATWRVIKIGIGESVERAVELMRRERIGCLLLEEEGEIVGIFTERDVVKGFLIGGGDYCDPVGKYATLKLITIDPNATLPEAARLMAENRVKRLPIVQEGKVIGIITARDVVEGIWRESTLGIMTP from the coding sequence ATGAGGGTATCTGAGTTCATGTCCCCCAATCCCCTGATAATAAATCCGGATATGAACCTCCTTCAGGCCCTAGAGATAATGGCTGAGAGGGATGTCTGGAGCCCCTTAGTTAAATCCGATAGGATATTAGGCTTCCTGACTGAGAGAGATCTCATAAATACTGTTGTCTCTCAGAAGATAGCGCCGGAGCAACTCAGCGTGGCTGATGTAGCTAGCAGGAGGTACGGGGTAGTGAGGCCCGGCGATAGCTACGTGGACGCAGCTTCAGCGATGATGAAAGTTAAGTCTAGGCTCGTGGTCATGGAAGGTGAGGAGATAGTCGGCGTAGTTACTGCGGCCGATATAACTAGGGCTTACGCGAGCTCCAAGAGTAAGGTACCCCTCAGGCCTTACGCTACATGGAGAGTGATTAAGATAGGCATAGGGGAGAGCGTGGAGAGGGCAGTCGAGCTGATGAGGAGGGAGAGGATAGGCTGCCTCTTGCTCGAGGAAGAGGGGGAGATAGTGGGGATATTCACTGAGAGGGATGTAGTTAAGGGATTCCTCATTGGAGGGGGTGATTACTGCGATCCTGTGGGGAAGTACGCGACTTTAAAGCTAATAACTATAGATCCCAACGCTACCTTGCCCGAAGCAGCTAGGTTGATGGCAGAGAACAGAGTGAAGAGGCTCCCTATAGTGCAGGAGGGTAAGGTAATCGGTATAATAACTGCTAGGGATGTAGTGGAGGGCATATGGAGGGAGTCGACTCTGGGAATAATGACGCCTTGA
- a CDS encoding rubrerythrin family protein, whose translation MHHIRPMTKDAVLSAFGGESMAHMRYLIFSGIAEREGFPNVARLFKAIAYAEQVHATNHYNVLKDYKESVKVSAGTPIGPGSTSHNLELAIEGEEYEVKEMYPVYMELARSQGVDQAERSFKWAYEAEKIHAELYRKAKESVDAGKDFKIEGKVWICPVCGHTYVGEVPPERCPVCGAPKDRYVGF comes from the coding sequence ATGCACCACATACGCCCTATGACCAAGGATGCCGTACTCTCAGCCTTCGGAGGGGAATCGATGGCCCACATGAGGTACCTGATCTTCTCAGGTATAGCTGAGAGGGAGGGATTCCCCAACGTGGCTAGGCTCTTTAAAGCTATAGCATACGCTGAGCAAGTTCACGCTACGAATCACTACAACGTGCTCAAGGATTATAAGGAGAGTGTCAAAGTCTCCGCTGGGACGCCTATAGGCCCGGGATCGACCTCTCACAACTTAGAGCTCGCGATAGAGGGAGAGGAGTATGAAGTGAAGGAGATGTACCCAGTTTATATGGAGCTAGCCAGATCGCAGGGGGTCGATCAAGCGGAGAGAAGTTTCAAATGGGCATATGAGGCTGAGAAGATACATGCTGAGCTCTATAGAAAGGCTAAGGAAAGCGTGGATGCTGGAAAGGATTTCAAGATAGAGGGGAAGGTATGGATATGCCCCGTCTGCGGTCACACTTACGTAGGTGAGGTGCCTCCGGAGAGGTGCCCCGTCTGCGGGGCTCCCAAGGATAGATATGTGGGCTTCTAA
- a CDS encoding thioesterase family protein, producing the protein MIEAGLEAERKFRVTEEMLASIVGSGRVDVLSTPSMIALMESVSESIVADKLPDGMISVGTMICVRHRAPAWLGDEILVRARLLEVSGRRLKFEVRCLRGEEVIGEGEHERFIVERKRFERP; encoded by the coding sequence ATGATAGAAGCGGGATTGGAGGCGGAGAGGAAGTTCAGAGTAACTGAGGAGATGCTAGCTAGCATAGTCGGAAGCGGGAGGGTCGATGTCCTCTCAACCCCCTCTATGATAGCTTTAATGGAGAGCGTCTCGGAATCGATAGTAGCTGATAAACTCCCAGATGGTATGATCAGCGTGGGCACGATGATCTGCGTGAGGCACAGGGCCCCAGCGTGGTTGGGGGATGAGATATTAGTTAGGGCGAGGCTCCTGGAGGTGAGCGGGAGGAGGCTGAAGTTCGAGGTGAGGTGCCTCAGGGGGGAGGAGGTCATAGGTGAGGGGGAGCATGAGAGGTTCATAGTTGAGAGGAAAAGGTTCGAGAGGCCTTAA
- a CDS encoding trypsin-like peptidase domain-containing protein, translated as MDFKEISDRIASMVSEIAESVVTVYTTVPEISFFFGPRVLHGAGSGFIARKGIVVTNAHVVARAKEINVVFSDGSSSRGKLRALDTMRDLALVEVDSDLPPLRMGDSDSVRIGELVFAVGSPLGLTGTSVSMGVISAVGRAIIDEASGIYLDDLLQTDAAINPGNSGGPIVNCGGEAVGVATAIVPFAQGIGFAIPINSVKRFLSMIEKYGRPIRAWIGVFVAPLNPNISQMYGIPQREGLIVVQVIPRSPAASKGIRPGDVIVEAAGRKLIKASDLRNALEDNYGSDCVNLKVYRDGSSFEVCVPLIVE; from the coding sequence ATGGACTTCAAGGAGATTAGCGATAGGATAGCATCGATGGTCTCGGAGATAGCTGAGAGCGTGGTCACAGTATACACTACAGTCCCCGAGATCTCCTTCTTCTTCGGTCCAAGGGTCCTGCATGGAGCTGGCTCGGGTTTCATCGCGAGGAAGGGCATAGTCGTGACTAACGCCCACGTAGTCGCTAGAGCGAAGGAGATAAATGTAGTTTTCAGCGATGGTTCGAGCTCAAGGGGCAAGTTGAGGGCCCTAGATACCATGAGGGACCTAGCCTTAGTCGAGGTAGACTCAGATCTCCCTCCCCTGAGGATGGGAGATTCCGATAGCGTTAGGATAGGTGAGCTGGTCTTCGCAGTGGGTTCGCCCTTGGGGTTGACAGGGACTTCAGTCTCCATGGGAGTCATAAGCGCGGTCGGGAGAGCTATAATAGATGAGGCGAGCGGCATCTACTTAGATGACCTACTCCAGACAGATGCAGCTATAAACCCGGGGAACAGCGGAGGGCCGATAGTCAATTGCGGGGGAGAGGCCGTAGGCGTAGCCACTGCAATAGTGCCATTCGCTCAAGGCATAGGGTTCGCGATCCCCATAAACTCCGTGAAGAGGTTCCTCTCGATGATAGAAAAATATGGGAGACCGATAAGGGCATGGATAGGGGTCTTCGTCGCACCATTGAACCCGAATATATCCCAGATGTACGGTATACCACAGAGGGAGGGGCTCATAGTCGTTCAAGTCATCCCGAGATCGCCCGCAGCATCTAAGGGCATAAGGCCGGGGGATGTCATAGTCGAGGCGGCCGGAAGGAAGTTAATTAAAGCTAGTGACCTGAGGAATGCCCTAGAAGATAACTACGGTTCGGATTGCGTTAACCTAAAGGTGTACAGGGATGGGAGCTCATTCGAGGTCTGCGTCCCCTTAATCGTGGAGTGA
- a CDS encoding cation:proton antiporter, whose protein sequence is MEPLIRGIITVSILIIAAKLFSGVFRGLKLPPVLGELFAGILLGPYALGGGIIIFGEPLVVINEYVEGFAEIGAILLLLAAGIELGLESLRASGMIAALIATGGGILPFLLAYYFYLTTGSSEAVALIAGAAFVATSIAISKRVLSDMGLLSTRMGATLMSAAVLDDIVGIVVLGVVVSAISGGSLDPLSIAWKTASFIVIWLIILGISVAIIPRFIEALEDFGGKGAVKAIAISAGLGTASVTGALGLSPLVGAYAAGLAIGESKWREEIMELVSDLEAIFGSIFFAYLGTLLDLRVMSDPKVVSVILILTALAMAGKFVGAAIPSLLSLSLREAVGLGVGMMPRGELGLIIASIGITTGALGSEAYAEIVGMVALTTLLSPLILERVCRRGMGDDRSGIGGGEEVQSN, encoded by the coding sequence ATGGAACCTCTGATAAGGGGAATAATCACCGTAAGCATATTGATCATAGCGGCTAAGCTCTTCTCAGGTGTATTCAGAGGGCTCAAGCTCCCTCCGGTCCTGGGTGAGCTCTTCGCGGGGATCCTACTCGGCCCCTACGCCCTCGGAGGAGGTATCATAATCTTCGGGGAGCCCCTAGTAGTGATAAACGAATACGTTGAAGGCTTCGCTGAAATAGGGGCCATCCTCCTCCTTCTAGCGGCTGGTATAGAGCTTGGATTGGAGAGCTTGAGGGCATCCGGGATGATAGCTGCCTTGATAGCCACTGGAGGAGGTATCTTACCCTTCCTCCTGGCTTATTACTTCTACTTGACCACTGGGAGCAGCGAGGCCGTAGCACTAATAGCTGGAGCTGCATTCGTAGCCACTAGCATAGCGATATCCAAGAGGGTATTGAGCGACATGGGGCTGCTCAGCACTAGGATGGGAGCTACTCTGATGAGCGCAGCTGTCCTAGATGACATAGTGGGCATAGTAGTTCTGGGTGTCGTCGTGAGCGCTATATCGGGTGGATCGCTAGACCCACTGTCCATAGCATGGAAGACAGCATCCTTCATAGTGATCTGGCTAATAATCCTAGGGATATCAGTAGCGATAATACCGAGGTTCATAGAGGCCCTTGAGGACTTCGGCGGGAAGGGAGCTGTGAAAGCTATAGCTATCTCAGCCGGCCTCGGCACGGCTTCGGTGACAGGAGCCCTCGGGCTCAGCCCCCTGGTCGGAGCTTATGCAGCTGGGCTGGCGATAGGTGAGTCCAAGTGGAGGGAGGAGATAATGGAGCTAGTCTCAGATTTGGAGGCGATATTCGGATCTATCTTCTTCGCGTACCTCGGGACCCTCCTAGACCTCAGAGTAATGAGCGATCCGAAGGTAGTGAGCGTCATACTGATCCTCACGGCCCTCGCAATGGCTGGGAAGTTCGTAGGCGCTGCGATACCATCGCTCCTATCCCTCAGCTTGAGGGAGGCCGTTGGGCTAGGGGTGGGTATGATGCCGAGGGGGGAGCTCGGGTTGATAATAGCTTCGATAGGTATCACTACTGGAGCTTTAGGGAGCGAGGCTTATGCCGAGATAGTGGGGATGGTCGCCCTCACTACGCTACTATCTCCATTAATACTGGAGAGGGTATGCAGGAGGGGGATGGGAGATGATAGAAGCGGGATTGGAGGCGGAGAGGAAGTTCAGAGTAACTGA
- a CDS encoding glycyl-radical enzyme activating protein gives MIFDIQRFAIHDGPGIRTNVFLKGCPLRCWWCQNPEGISSKPQIMYFEYKCLHCHLCIDLCPLQAIRIDKGDVHIIDRELCDGCGKCSDNCPSNALKLVGREYSVEEVMEEIRKDVTFFDSSGGGVTFTGGEPFFQPLFLKGLLEACKAEGIHTVVETSGFVSREILRKLMQYIDLFYHDIKLFDDESSSLYTGVPSKPILDNMRFLSESKRDMVIRFPVIPTITDTEENIRGIAGFLSTLRVEEIHLLPFHDVAEKYARLGMPYKMRVHEAPSRERLKEIKEVFEGIGLKVVLYG, from the coding sequence ATGATATTCGATATCCAGAGGTTCGCGATACACGACGGCCCAGGGATAAGGACCAATGTATTCCTGAAGGGATGTCCCTTACGCTGTTGGTGGTGCCAGAACCCGGAAGGGATAAGCTCGAAGCCGCAGATAATGTACTTCGAATATAAGTGCCTCCACTGTCACCTCTGCATCGATTTATGCCCTCTGCAAGCTATAAGGATAGATAAGGGGGACGTCCACATAATAGATAGGGAGCTCTGCGATGGCTGTGGGAAGTGCAGTGATAACTGCCCATCTAACGCTCTGAAGTTAGTCGGGAGGGAGTATAGCGTCGAGGAAGTGATGGAGGAGATAAGGAAGGATGTGACTTTCTTCGATTCCTCGGGAGGAGGGGTCACCTTCACCGGAGGGGAGCCGTTCTTCCAACCCCTCTTCCTCAAGGGGCTGCTGGAGGCTTGCAAGGCTGAGGGAATACATACGGTAGTGGAGACCTCCGGGTTCGTGTCCAGGGAGATATTGAGGAAGTTGATGCAGTACATAGATCTCTTCTATCATGACATAAAGCTGTTCGATGATGAGAGCAGCTCGCTATACACCGGAGTCCCGAGCAAGCCGATCTTAGATAACATGAGGTTCCTGAGTGAGAGCAAGAGGGATATGGTGATCAGGTTCCCTGTGATACCGACTATAACGGATACAGAGGAGAATATAAGGGGAATAGCCGGCTTTTTATCGACCTTGAGGGTTGAGGAGATACATCTACTCCCCTTCCACGATGTAGCTGAGAAGTACGCCAGGCTGGGCATGCCATATAAGATGAGGGTGCATGAGGCACCGAGTAGGGAGAGGCTGAAGGAGATAAAGGAGGTATTCGAGGGCATAGGGCTGAAAGTAGTGCTATACGGTTGA
- a CDS encoding pyridoxal-phosphate dependent enzyme produces the protein MSDQDPYEPRGDLQYDKASSCLEPVIRKTPVMISEAISRLSRAEVFLKMENFQRTGSFKVRGAYYKMSKMKGVKSVVAASSGNHAQGVSYSASLLGMKAKVVMPKYTPFFKVNAVKGYGGEAILHGETYDDAYLKAMEISKEEGIPFIHPFDDPEIIAGQGTIGLEISDLDFDAVIVPVGGGGLISGIAIAVKRLKPNAKVIGVQPAGAPSSYLSFREGRIVETDIAYSIADGVIVKRPGELTLKIMREFVDDIVLVDDREIARAIFLLLEREKTVVEGAGALPVAALLSGKLRLGGGGSSASSPVVI, from the coding sequence ATGAGTGATCAGGATCCCTATGAACCCCGAGGAGATCTTCAGTATGATAAAGCTAGCAGCTGCTTGGAGCCGGTGATACGCAAGACACCCGTCATGATCAGCGAAGCTATATCGCGACTGTCGAGAGCGGAGGTATTCCTGAAGATGGAGAACTTCCAGAGGACTGGATCCTTCAAGGTTAGAGGGGCTTATTACAAGATGAGCAAGATGAAGGGAGTTAAGAGCGTCGTCGCGGCTAGCTCCGGAAACCACGCGCAGGGGGTATCTTACTCAGCTAGCCTCCTGGGTATGAAAGCCAAGGTAGTGATGCCGAAGTATACGCCCTTCTTCAAGGTGAATGCCGTTAAGGGCTATGGTGGCGAGGCGATCCTACATGGAGAGACTTACGACGATGCTTATCTCAAAGCTATGGAGATCTCCAAGGAGGAGGGGATACCCTTCATACATCCCTTCGATGATCCCGAGATAATAGCTGGGCAGGGCACTATAGGATTGGAGATAAGCGATCTGGATTTCGATGCCGTCATAGTGCCTGTGGGTGGAGGGGGCCTCATATCCGGGATAGCTATAGCTGTCAAGAGATTGAAGCCCAATGCAAAAGTAATAGGGGTTCAGCCGGCTGGAGCTCCCTCTTCTTATCTCTCCTTCAGGGAGGGAAGGATTGTGGAGACCGATATAGCTTACAGTATCGCTGATGGCGTTATAGTTAAGAGGCCTGGGGAATTGACCCTGAAGATCATGAGGGAGTTCGTTGACGATATAGTATTAGTTGACGATAGGGAGATAGCTAGAGCTATATTCCTACTATTGGAGAGGGAGAAAACTGTCGTTGAGGGAGCTGGGGCGCTCCCGGTAGCAGCTCTACTATCTGGGAAGCTTAGGCTGGGGGGAGGAGGGTCGTCTGCGTCCTCTCCGGTGGTAATATAG
- a CDS encoding cysteine desulfurase: MIAKIREDFPILRSLIYFDNAATTQRPRQVIEAEREFYERFNANVHRGIHKLSREASELYERAHETLAKFINAEFEEIVFTSNTTDSINIVAWGWAVWNLKEGDKIVTTEMEHHSNMLPWRMISKLRGCELAYVKVDEYGVPIVEEAERLIDERTKLVAISGMSNVTGAIPNIEKFTKLAREVGALILIDGAQMVPHMPVDVKKLDCDFLAFSGHKMLGPTGTGVLYGKKDLLAEMMPAKPGGGTIEDVTLEDQEWAGLPWKHEGGTPNVAGGIGLAAAANYLMDVGMEWVREHEVRLTRKALELLSGIEGIKIYGPRRAEERGGIVSFNLKGMDPHMVGALLDAKNIAVRTGLHCAHPLHRRLGAPQGTVRASFYLYNTEEEIEILHEELKEIAALT; the protein is encoded by the coding sequence ATGATCGCTAAGATAAGGGAGGACTTCCCGATACTGAGGAGCTTGATATACTTCGATAACGCCGCGACGACCCAGAGGCCCAGGCAGGTGATAGAGGCTGAAAGGGAATTTTACGAGAGGTTCAACGCTAACGTCCATAGGGGGATACATAAATTGAGCAGGGAGGCCTCTGAGCTATATGAGAGGGCTCACGAAACCCTGGCGAAGTTCATAAACGCTGAATTCGAGGAGATAGTTTTCACATCGAACACGACCGATTCGATAAATATCGTGGCTTGGGGATGGGCAGTTTGGAATCTGAAGGAAGGGGATAAGATAGTGACCACTGAGATGGAGCATCACAGCAACATGCTGCCGTGGAGAATGATCTCAAAGCTGAGGGGATGCGAGCTAGCTTACGTTAAGGTGGATGAGTACGGAGTCCCGATTGTGGAGGAAGCAGAGAGGCTCATAGATGAGAGGACCAAGTTAGTAGCTATCTCAGGCATGTCAAACGTCACGGGAGCTATTCCAAACATTGAGAAATTCACAAAGCTAGCTAGGGAAGTTGGGGCATTAATATTGATAGATGGGGCCCAAATGGTCCCCCACATGCCCGTAGATGTGAAAAAGCTTGATTGCGATTTTCTAGCTTTCTCAGGGCATAAGATGCTCGGCCCCACGGGTACTGGAGTGCTATACGGTAAGAAGGATCTGCTCGCGGAGATGATGCCAGCGAAACCGGGAGGGGGGACTATAGAGGATGTGACTCTCGAGGATCAGGAGTGGGCCGGCCTCCCGTGGAAGCACGAGGGAGGGACCCCGAACGTAGCTGGAGGTATAGGCTTAGCTGCCGCAGCTAATTACTTAATGGATGTGGGGATGGAATGGGTGAGGGAGCACGAAGTGAGGCTGACTCGCAAGGCACTGGAGCTCCTCTCGGGGATAGAAGGCATTAAGATCTACGGGCCGAGGAGGGCTGAGGAGAGAGGCGGCATAGTTTCGTTCAACTTGAAGGGGATGGACCCCCACATGGTGGGGGCTCTACTGGATGCTAAGAATATAGCGGTCAGGACAGGGCTCCATTGCGCCCATCCCCTCCATAGGAGGCTAGGTGCTCCTCAGGGGACCGTTAGAGCCAGCTTCTACCTCTACAATACTGAGGAGGAGATAGAGATACTCCACGAGGAGCTTAAGGAGATAGCTGCTCTCACCTAA
- a CDS encoding DUF5320 domain-containing protein, giving the protein MGWGRGWWWRGWGPWPGHGPFSYLPPWERPGWAFRGRCWPFWYYGAPPSPWIGENFPSKEEEIRYLEELERGIREQLKYIEERLRELKGETP; this is encoded by the coding sequence ATGGGTTGGGGAAGAGGTTGGTGGTGGAGAGGTTGGGGGCCCTGGCCGGGTCATGGGCCCTTCAGCTACCTTCCTCCCTGGGAGAGGCCTGGATGGGCTTTTAGAGGGCGTTGCTGGCCTTTCTGGTACTACGGAGCTCCCCCTAGCCCCTGGATAGGGGAAAATTTCCCAAGCAAGGAGGAGGAGATCAGATACCTCGAGGAGCTGGAAAGAGGCATCAGGGAGCAGCTGAAGTACATCGAGGAGAGGCTCAGGGAGCTGAAGGGTGAGACCCCCTAA
- a CDS encoding NifB/NifX family molybdenum-iron cluster-binding protein, translated as MRVAVFTDEGDRVSYHFGRARTVTIVDLDDMESVEVIQNLHGAGRGGGRALSEALARRGIDAVIVGGIGPGALSHLLEYGIRVYRAAGMSVSDALKSLAEGKLEEIREPCEDRGECGHGCESESIGLHGKV; from the coding sequence GTGAGAGTTGCTGTCTTCACGGACGAGGGGGATAGGGTGAGCTACCATTTCGGCAGGGCCAGGACTGTGACGATAGTGGATCTGGATGATATGGAATCCGTTGAGGTCATCCAGAACCTGCATGGAGCTGGGAGAGGAGGTGGAAGGGCCCTATCCGAAGCCCTGGCTAGGAGAGGGATCGATGCTGTGATCGTGGGCGGTATCGGGCCCGGGGCCCTGAGCCACCTATTGGAATATGGAATCAGAGTATATAGAGCTGCTGGGATGAGTGTCAGCGATGCTCTGAAATCTTTAGCTGAGGGGAAGCTCGAGGAGATAAGGGAGCCGTGCGAGGATCGTGGGGAATGCGGGCATGGATGCGAGAGCGAGTCCATAGGATTACATGGAAAAGTTTAA